Proteins found in one Streptomyces sp. CB09001 genomic segment:
- a CDS encoding DUF485 domain-containing protein: MSYDPSPSYPHRPPPPSPPYTPYTPYPSYTPYPSYTPPPSYPPHLDPAAQRAPRRDPLGHHSDLRILRSAYRRQRRTATFAALGYFTLFLLLSAYAPGLMTGTAVGGLPTGLLLALAQLPVTWLAIALYEYTARRRVDPLADRIRKESELDARREAGR, encoded by the coding sequence ATGTCCTACGACCCGTCCCCGTCGTACCCGCACCGCCCGCCACCACCCTCGCCCCCGTACACCCCGTACACCCCGTACCCGTCGTACACCCCGTACCCGTCGTACACCCCGCCCCCCTCGTACCCCCCGCACCTCGACCCCGCGGCCCAGCGCGCTCCCCGCCGCGATCCGCTGGGACACCACAGCGATCTGCGGATCCTGCGCAGCGCCTACCGCCGGCAGCGGCGCACCGCCACCTTCGCCGCGCTCGGCTACTTCACCCTCTTCCTGCTCCTGTCCGCGTACGCGCCCGGCCTGATGACCGGCACCGCCGTCGGCGGGCTGCCCACCGGACTGCTGCTCGCGCTGGCCCAGCTCCCCGTCACCTGGCTGGCGATCGCGCTGTACGAGTACACCGCCCGACGCCGCGTCGACCCGCTCGCGGACCGCATCCGCAAGGAGTCCGAGCTGGACGCGCGACGGGAGGCGGGACGGTGA
- a CDS encoding cellulose-binding protein: MSGASASPHGFATVRGRERGYRPEQVEAGVAALSKERDAAWERAARLTVLAREMEEDLGDLEEVVAQLTSQDYEVLGERARDLFRLGEEEAAAVRERARGAAQRLMEDARAYADGVREAARAHADAVRAEADERARHLLLAARAEADEARIGARREVKEARAQALSALREMRRRTADTAEGQRGELAERWAAAERAEEERVRALDAHHAELVARAEQGVREAEQELAGAGEAAGRRQEEARDRAAEVVAEARARRERIARDTERVLREHGERWDELQAHMASVRSSLHALTGRAVEVD, translated from the coding sequence ATGAGCGGTGCGTCGGCCTCTCCCCACGGTTTCGCGACCGTGCGCGGACGTGAGCGCGGTTACCGTCCCGAGCAGGTGGAGGCGGGTGTCGCGGCCCTCTCGAAGGAGCGTGACGCGGCCTGGGAGCGGGCCGCCCGGCTCACCGTGCTGGCCAGGGAGATGGAAGAGGACCTGGGAGACCTGGAGGAAGTGGTCGCGCAGCTCACTTCGCAGGACTACGAGGTGCTGGGGGAGCGCGCGCGAGATCTCTTCCGGCTCGGCGAGGAGGAGGCGGCGGCGGTGCGCGAGCGGGCGCGCGGTGCCGCGCAGCGGCTGATGGAGGACGCGCGGGCATACGCGGACGGCGTGCGGGAGGCGGCCCGGGCCCACGCCGACGCCGTACGGGCCGAGGCCGACGAACGGGCCCGGCACCTGCTGCTCGCGGCGCGCGCGGAGGCGGACGAGGCGCGGATCGGCGCGCGGCGCGAGGTGAAGGAGGCGCGCGCGCAGGCACTGTCCGCGCTGCGCGAGATGCGCAGGCGCACCGCCGACACGGCCGAGGGGCAGCGTGGGGAACTGGCCGAGCGGTGGGCCGCCGCCGAGCGTGCCGAGGAGGAGCGCGTGCGAGCCCTGGACGCCCACCACGCGGAGCTGGTGGCACGCGCGGAGCAGGGAGTGCGCGAGGCGGAGCAGGAGCTGGCCGGCGCCGGGGAGGCGGCCGGGCGGCGGCAGGAGGAGGCCCGGGACCGGGCGGCCGAGGTGGTCGCCGAGGCCCGGGCGCGTCGCGAGCGCATCGCCCGCGACACGGAACGGGTGCTGCGCGAGCACGGGGAGCGGTGGGACGAGTTGCAGGCCCACATGGCCTCAGTCCGCAGCAGCCTCCACGCGCTGACGGGGCGCGCGGTGGAGGTGGACTGA
- a CDS encoding ABC transporter ATP-binding protein has protein sequence MTSAVSIPTHGSTGGRTAVAARARQVVKAYGSGETRVVALDHVDVDIARGQFTAIMGPSGSGKSTLMHCLAGLDTVTGGRIYLDETEITGLKDKKLTQLRRDRIGFIFQAFNLLPTLNAIENITLPMDIAGRKYDRAWLDRVVETVGLAGRLKHRPTQLSGGQQQRVAVARALAAQPEIIFGDEPTGNLDSRAGAEVLGFLRRSVTELGQTIVMVTHDPVAASYADRVLYLADGRIVDEMYKPTAEAVLDRMKDFDARGRTS, from the coding sequence ATGACATCGGCCGTAAGTATTCCCACGCACGGGAGCACTGGAGGGCGTACGGCCGTTGCCGCGCGAGCGCGGCAGGTCGTGAAGGCCTATGGATCGGGCGAGACCCGGGTGGTCGCCCTCGACCACGTGGACGTGGACATCGCGCGCGGCCAGTTCACCGCGATCATGGGCCCCTCGGGGTCCGGCAAGTCCACGCTGATGCACTGCCTGGCCGGCCTGGACACCGTCACCGGCGGGCGGATCTACCTCGACGAGACCGAGATCACCGGCCTGAAGGACAAGAAGCTCACGCAGCTGCGCCGGGACCGGATCGGCTTCATCTTCCAGGCGTTCAACCTGCTCCCGACGCTCAACGCGATCGAGAACATCACGCTGCCCATGGACATCGCCGGCCGGAAGTACGACCGCGCGTGGCTGGACCGCGTCGTGGAGACCGTGGGGCTCGCCGGGCGGCTCAAGCACCGGCCCACCCAGCTCTCCGGCGGCCAGCAGCAGCGGGTCGCCGTGGCCCGGGCCCTGGCCGCCCAGCCCGAGATCATCTTCGGTGACGAGCCGACCGGAAACCTGGACTCGCGCGCGGGCGCCGAAGTACTCGGCTTCCTGCGCCGGTCGGTCACCGAGCTGGGCCAGACCATCGTGATGGTCACCCACGACCCGGTGGCCGCCAGCTACGCGGACCGGGTGCTGTACCTCGCCGACGGCCGGATCGTGGACGAGATGTACAAGCCCACCGCGGAGGCCGTGCTGGACCGCATGAAGGACTTCGACGCCCGGGGGCGCACGTCATGA
- a CDS encoding FtsX-like permease family protein has product MTVVKTSMRNFFAHKGRMALSAVAVLLSVAFVCGTLVFTDTMNTTFDKLFAVTSSDVSVAPKDVEAEDTPQNGVPESLPASTLEKIRSVDGVESVEGAVSSMNVTVVNSDNDNVGATSGAPTIAGNWTKNDLRSMEITSGHAPRGPTETMVDSDTADKHDLKMGDELRTIAQTGDFKAKIVGIASFTVTNPGAAVLYFDTATAQRELLGGADRFSQFNVTAAAGVTDAQLKQNVSGALGDTFKVQTAKEASDEGRADVGEFMDVIKYAMLGFAGIAFLVGIFLIINTFSMLVAQRTREIGLMRAIGSSRRQVNRSVLVEALLLGVVGSVLGVAAGVGIAIGLMKLMSAAGMNLSTDDLTIKTATPVTGLILGVVVTVLAAYLPARRAGKISPMAALRDAGTPADAKAGWIRGLIGLVLTGSGVAALLTAASADKASDGSMMLGAGIVLSLIGFVVIGPLLAGFVVRVISAVLLRAFGPVGRLAERNALRNPRRTGATAAALMIGLALVACLSVVGSSMVASATSELDKTVGADFIVQGNQRIVPQAEKAMTDTPGLEHVTRYKVLDATLTSPDGRTDDDGVTAADPTYAEDVRRATTEGKLSAAYGTDAMSVGSDYAEKHGVHVGDTVSVAFEGGETAKLKVAAITSDDVAIDQGARYISIETMEKYLPAENVPPNMIMFAKAKDGQADQAYAALKKSLDAYPQYQVADQTDYKQELKDQIGQLLNMVYGLLALAIIVAVLGVVNTLALSVVERTREIGLMRAIGLSRRQLRRMIRMESVVIALFGALLGLGLGMGWGATAQKLLALEGLNVLDIPWPTIIGVFIGSAFVGLFAALVPAFRAGRMNVLNAIATE; this is encoded by the coding sequence ATGACCGTCGTGAAGACCTCGATGCGCAACTTCTTCGCGCACAAGGGCCGCATGGCGCTCTCGGCGGTGGCGGTGCTGCTGTCGGTGGCGTTCGTGTGCGGCACCCTGGTGTTCACCGACACGATGAACACCACCTTCGACAAGCTCTTCGCGGTCACCTCCTCGGACGTGTCGGTGGCCCCGAAGGACGTCGAGGCCGAGGACACCCCGCAGAACGGGGTGCCCGAGTCGCTGCCGGCGTCGACGCTGGAGAAGATCCGTTCGGTCGACGGCGTGGAGTCCGTCGAGGGCGCGGTCTCCTCGATGAACGTGACGGTCGTCAACTCCGACAACGACAACGTGGGGGCCACCAGCGGCGCCCCCACCATCGCCGGGAACTGGACCAAGAACGACCTGCGGTCCATGGAGATCACCTCGGGCCACGCCCCGCGCGGCCCGACCGAGACGATGGTCGACTCCGACACCGCCGACAAGCACGACCTGAAGATGGGCGACGAGCTGCGCACCATCGCGCAGACCGGCGACTTCAAGGCGAAGATCGTCGGCATCGCCTCCTTCACCGTGACCAACCCCGGTGCCGCGGTCCTCTACTTCGACACCGCCACCGCGCAGCGTGAACTGCTCGGCGGCGCGGACCGGTTCAGCCAGTTCAACGTCACCGCCGCCGCCGGTGTCACCGACGCGCAGCTCAAGCAGAACGTGTCCGGCGCCCTGGGGGACACGTTCAAGGTCCAGACGGCCAAGGAGGCGTCCGACGAAGGACGCGCGGACGTCGGCGAGTTCATGGACGTCATCAAGTACGCCATGCTCGGCTTCGCCGGGATCGCGTTCCTGGTCGGCATCTTCCTGATCATCAACACCTTCTCCATGCTGGTCGCCCAGCGCACCCGCGAGATCGGCCTGATGCGGGCCATCGGTTCCTCCCGCCGGCAGGTCAACCGCTCGGTGCTGGTCGAGGCGCTCCTCCTCGGCGTCGTCGGCTCGGTCCTCGGTGTCGCGGCCGGTGTCGGCATCGCCATCGGCCTGATGAAGCTGATGTCGGCGGCGGGCATGAACCTGTCCACCGACGACCTCACCATCAAGACGGCGACCCCGGTGACCGGCCTGATCCTCGGCGTCGTCGTCACCGTCCTGGCCGCCTACCTGCCGGCCCGCCGGGCCGGGAAGATCTCCCCGATGGCCGCCCTGCGCGACGCCGGTACCCCGGCCGACGCCAAGGCGGGCTGGATACGCGGCCTGATCGGCCTGGTGCTCACCGGCTCCGGCGTCGCCGCCCTGCTCACGGCCGCCTCCGCCGACAAGGCGAGCGACGGCTCGATGATGCTCGGCGCGGGCATCGTGCTCTCCCTCATCGGCTTCGTCGTCATCGGCCCGCTGCTGGCCGGGTTCGTGGTGCGGGTGATCAGCGCGGTGCTGCTGCGCGCCTTCGGTCCCGTGGGCCGCCTGGCCGAGCGCAACGCCCTGCGCAACCCGCGCCGAACCGGTGCCACCGCCGCCGCCCTGATGATCGGCCTCGCCCTGGTCGCCTGCCTCTCCGTCGTCGGTTCCTCCATGGTCGCCTCGGCCACCAGCGAGCTGGACAAGACGGTCGGCGCGGACTTCATCGTCCAGGGCAACCAGCGGATCGTGCCGCAGGCCGAGAAGGCCATGACCGACACCCCCGGCCTGGAACACGTCACCCGCTACAAGGTGCTCGACGCCACGCTGACCTCCCCCGACGGCAGGACGGACGACGACGGCGTCACGGCCGCCGACCCCACCTACGCCGAGGACGTGCGCCGCGCGACGACCGAGGGCAAGCTCTCCGCCGCCTACGGCACGGACGCCATGTCGGTCGGCTCGGACTACGCCGAGAAGCACGGCGTGCACGTCGGCGACACCGTCTCCGTCGCCTTCGAGGGCGGCGAGACCGCGAAGCTCAAGGTCGCCGCGATCACCAGCGACGACGTGGCCATCGACCAGGGCGCCCGGTACATCAGCATCGAGACGATGGAGAAGTACCTGCCGGCCGAGAACGTCCCGCCGAACATGATCATGTTCGCCAAGGCGAAGGACGGCCAGGCCGACCAGGCGTACGCCGCGCTGAAGAAGTCGCTGGACGCCTACCCGCAGTACCAGGTGGCCGACCAGACCGACTACAAGCAGGAGCTGAAGGACCAGATCGGCCAGCTGCTGAACATGGTCTACGGCCTGCTCGCCCTGGCGATCATCGTCGCCGTCCTCGGTGTGGTGAACACCCTGGCGCTGTCGGTGGTCGAGCGGACCCGGGAGATCGGCCTGATGCGGGCCATCGGCCTCTCCCGCCGCCAGCTGCGTCGCATGATCCGCATGGAGTCCGTGGTCATCGCCCTCTTCGGTGCCCTGCTCGGCCTCGGCCTGGGCATGGGCTGGGGCGCCACCGCCCAGAAGCTGCTCGCCCTGGAGGGCCTGAACGTCCTGGACATCCCCTGGCCGACGATCATCGGGGTCTTCATCGGCTCGGCCTTCGTGGGCCTGTTCGCCGCGCTGGTCCCGGCCTTCCGGGCGGGCCGGATGAACGTCCTGAACGCCATCGCGACGGAGTAG
- a CDS encoding cation acetate symporter, giving the protein MSLVGFTAVATVTLLLCVMTGPDRDDLDEFYTGYGSLSPMRNGLAIAGDYISAASVLGTGGVVALFGHDGVVLALSTALSLMLLMFLLAEPLRNAGRFTMGDALARRMPGRAVRMTACAVTLAALLPLMLVQLAGTGQLLAFVLGFSGASLQTGCIVGLGALMISYAAIGGMKGTALIQILKIVMLLGSGLVVAALILHRFDWDPAALFDAAADNSGVGSAFLNSGLQFAGGPHPDADMISAQLTVVLGGACLPHVTMRMYTASSARQVRRSMSWAVSGVALFVLVVTVIGFGATALVGRAAVAGIDPQGNTAYLLGSQAAFGAEVSTAETFLFTTVTTAVFLTLLASVGGMILACANSLAHDVFAARVREMSPRREMTLARVSALAVGIPAIVLATLVQHRSLQPLVTLSFCLGASAIAPALVYGLFWRRYTRAGLLSTLIGGSLAVLLLMPGTNLVSGSPVSAFPEADFNWFPFTTTGVVSIPLGFACGWLGTMLSGRRRAQEQRRQYEAVEGWILAGAVRRGE; this is encoded by the coding sequence ATGTCCCTGGTCGGCTTCACCGCCGTCGCCACCGTCACGCTGCTGCTGTGCGTGATGACCGGCCCCGACCGGGACGACCTCGACGAGTTCTACACCGGGTACGGCTCCCTGTCCCCCATGCGCAACGGCCTCGCGATCGCCGGCGACTACATCTCGGCGGCGTCCGTGCTCGGCACCGGCGGCGTCGTCGCCCTCTTCGGCCACGACGGCGTCGTACTGGCGCTCAGCACCGCGCTGTCCCTGATGCTGCTGATGTTCTTGCTGGCCGAACCTCTGCGCAACGCGGGCCGGTTCACGATGGGCGACGCGCTCGCCCGCCGGATGCCGGGGCGCGCCGTCCGCATGACGGCCTGCGCCGTGACTCTCGCGGCGCTGCTGCCGCTGATGCTGGTGCAGCTCGCGGGCACCGGCCAACTGCTCGCCTTCGTCCTCGGCTTCTCCGGCGCTTCCCTGCAGACCGGCTGCATCGTCGGCCTGGGCGCCCTGATGATCAGTTACGCGGCGATCGGCGGGATGAAGGGCACCGCCCTCATCCAGATCCTCAAGATCGTGATGCTGCTCGGCTCGGGCCTCGTCGTCGCCGCGCTGATCCTGCACCGCTTCGACTGGGACCCGGCCGCGCTGTTCGACGCGGCGGCGGACAACAGCGGCGTGGGGTCGGCGTTCCTGAACTCCGGCCTCCAGTTCGCGGGCGGCCCCCACCCGGACGCGGACATGATCTCCGCGCAGCTCACCGTCGTCCTCGGCGGCGCCTGCCTCCCGCACGTCACCATGCGCATGTACACCGCCTCCTCGGCCCGCCAGGTGCGCCGTTCGATGTCCTGGGCGGTGTCCGGCGTGGCGTTGTTCGTGCTGGTCGTCACGGTGATCGGCTTCGGCGCGACGGCGCTGGTGGGGCGCGCGGCCGTCGCCGGGATCGACCCGCAGGGCAACACCGCCTACCTGCTGGGTTCGCAGGCGGCCTTCGGCGCGGAGGTGTCCACCGCGGAAACGTTCCTGTTCACGACCGTCACCACCGCCGTCTTCCTCACCCTGCTCGCCTCCGTCGGCGGCATGATCCTCGCCTGCGCCAACTCCCTGGCCCACGACGTCTTCGCCGCCCGTGTGCGGGAGATGTCACCGCGCCGCGAGATGACCCTCGCCCGCGTCTCCGCCCTTGCCGTCGGCATCCCGGCGATCGTCCTGGCCACCCTCGTCCAGCACCGCAGTCTCCAGCCGCTGGTGACCCTGTCCTTCTGCCTGGGCGCCTCGGCCATCGCGCCCGCCCTGGTCTACGGCCTCTTCTGGCGCCGCTACACGCGCGCCGGGCTGCTCAGCACCCTGATCGGGGGCTCGCTGGCCGTGCTGCTGCTGATGCCGGGCACCAACCTGGTCTCCGGCTCACCGGTGTCCGCCTTCCCCGAGGCCGACTTCAACTGGTTCCCGTTCACCACGACGGGCGTGGTCTCCATCCCGCTGGGCTTCGCCTGCGGCTGGCTCGGCACGATGCTCTCCGGCCGGCGCAGGGCGCAGGAACAGCGCCGGCAGTACGAGGCGGTGGAGGGCTGGATCCTGGCCGGCGCGGTACGCAGGGGGGAATGA
- a CDS encoding YwqJ-related putative deaminase, with product MSATQAGPDTGRSDDPRGGDPRIGWSSTDALQTPALRHRRDGILPTVAAALSVRGTTLTGTATRADTPPALHHLVQDFLDTLTSGQRDRYTGRCAETILISRHLATADAARSKRAARKPMTNGEARKALKHAKLTTRRIREDGDPLHGAFAAPCRACTALSAHFGVRVVDPATEKD from the coding sequence ATGAGTGCGACACAAGCGGGACCCGACACCGGGCGGTCCGACGACCCCCGTGGCGGCGACCCGCGCATCGGCTGGAGCAGCACCGACGCCCTCCAGACCCCCGCTCTCCGGCACCGTCGCGACGGCATACTCCCGACCGTCGCCGCCGCCCTCTCCGTACGCGGCACCACCCTCACCGGCACCGCGACGCGCGCCGACACGCCGCCGGCCCTGCACCACCTCGTGCAGGACTTCCTCGACACCCTCACCAGCGGCCAACGAGACCGTTACACCGGCCGCTGCGCCGAGACCATCCTCATCTCACGGCACCTGGCCACCGCCGACGCCGCCCGCAGCAAGCGCGCCGCACGAAAACCCATGACCAACGGCGAAGCCCGCAAGGCACTCAAACACGCCAAGCTCACCACCCGCCGCATCCGCGAGGACGGCGACCCCCTCCACGGCGCCTTCGCCGCACCGTGCCGCGCCTGCACCGCCCTCAGCGCACACTTCGGCGTCCGCGTCGTCGACCCCGCGACGGAGAAGGACTGA
- a CDS encoding SUKH-4 family immunity protein, with protein MVTFAQAQERAEEWVNGELPAYQHREVRVREFDLGFVVWAEDRADGPRSDGGAQRLVIARDSGEATLWPSLPVGEVIRRYEEEYGRPEEAQAPAAAPAARVDLNQTSFLLSPPEWLQEAADRIGIPDRRRGDGEGGDTGGAGSAGGTGGALPQTQAGVPSAPAASAPAEGASGSGAGWPAAGSGSSAGGSGAFGVPGAPHAPGTPGAPAGATPWAGTDTNADAGEDRSVPLPQTVFAPPLSGVDDDTPPPSTTSDAKTALMSGGSRLPPTALSPAIGDPNAPGAPGGAGTPPPAAPTPPPVQPPAGPGTPAAPPRPPAPGTGDIADAATSKATPPPRRGTGSSTPPPPSAPGVPGTRPGSTPAAPSGTPAPGSPAGGYVPTQLVSSLGPEGPGGPGATPPPGAPGAPPAPGATPAPSAPGAPPAPSAPNTPGGTPPGGMHHAATMLADPGRTGGGAPQPPGPPNPPGPPGPPAAPGAPGAPGAPGVPSGPGTPPPPPAAPGAPGSAGGAGGAVHHAQTVLAGPSLGGPGGIGAPPPPPGAVPPPPGAVPPPPGAVPPPGQPVPGQPPAYGYPPQPTGQPIVGPGYQAVLRYRAQDGSEQQLIRRSAPGTPHPEWQMFHELRSMNVPPDQVLELHTELESCELPGAYCARMIREQWPQARITSIAPYGLDHASRQQGMQQLLAHQGELHQVADGPARPAPVRAPLPQVQPAPPVPPEAVGQELAGAFGPAVFRFEQAAVSRQGVPPVVAHTLVAAGLPMDMGPFFWAQAQPGRPVPTLAELAAERGVQPASDAGSYLVVGSDFGRAICVQYGTAAIVAVPVEAGPGGAPVPPQFVNTGLPEFARCLALLGRMWRLRFGLNQEQAGRWTVDFQAQLAALDPAALGSPESWWSVLLEQMWDGLL; from the coding sequence ATGGTGACGTTCGCGCAGGCGCAGGAGCGCGCGGAGGAGTGGGTCAACGGCGAACTGCCGGCGTACCAGCACCGCGAGGTACGGGTGCGTGAGTTCGACCTCGGGTTCGTGGTGTGGGCCGAGGACCGTGCGGACGGCCCCCGTTCGGACGGGGGTGCGCAGCGGTTGGTGATCGCCCGGGACAGCGGCGAGGCGACGCTGTGGCCCTCGCTTCCGGTGGGCGAGGTGATCCGCCGGTACGAGGAGGAGTACGGCCGTCCGGAGGAGGCGCAGGCACCGGCCGCGGCGCCCGCGGCACGGGTGGACCTGAACCAGACGTCCTTCCTGCTGAGTCCGCCGGAGTGGTTGCAGGAGGCGGCGGACCGGATCGGCATTCCGGATCGCCGGCGGGGCGACGGCGAGGGCGGTGACACCGGGGGCGCGGGCAGCGCGGGTGGCACCGGTGGCGCGCTTCCGCAGACGCAGGCCGGCGTGCCGTCGGCTCCCGCGGCGTCGGCCCCCGCGGAGGGGGCGTCGGGGAGCGGCGCGGGGTGGCCGGCCGCGGGCTCCGGGTCGTCCGCCGGTGGCTCCGGCGCGTTTGGTGTCCCGGGTGCGCCGCATGCCCCGGGTACGCCGGGTGCGCCCGCCGGGGCGACGCCCTGGGCCGGGACGGACACCAACGCGGACGCCGGTGAGGACCGTTCCGTACCGCTGCCCCAGACCGTGTTCGCGCCGCCGTTGAGCGGCGTCGACGACGACACACCGCCGCCCTCGACGACGTCGGACGCCAAGACGGCGCTGATGTCGGGCGGCAGCCGGCTTCCCCCGACGGCGCTCTCGCCGGCGATCGGCGACCCGAACGCGCCGGGCGCGCCCGGCGGTGCGGGCACACCGCCGCCCGCGGCCCCGACCCCGCCCCCGGTTCAGCCGCCCGCCGGTCCCGGGACGCCCGCCGCGCCGCCCCGGCCGCCCGCGCCGGGCACCGGTGACATCGCCGATGCCGCGACCAGCAAGGCGACGCCTCCGCCGCGCCGTGGCACCGGCTCGTCCACGCCGCCTCCGCCGAGCGCCCCGGGGGTGCCGGGCACGCGACCGGGGAGCACGCCGGCGGCGCCGTCGGGGACGCCCGCGCCGGGCAGCCCGGCGGGCGGCTATGTGCCGACGCAGCTGGTGTCGTCGCTCGGTCCCGAGGGCCCGGGCGGCCCGGGTGCGACGCCTCCGCCCGGCGCTCCCGGCGCCCCGCCCGCACCGGGTGCGACGCCTGCGCCGAGCGCTCCGGGGGCCCCGCCTGCGCCGAGCGCGCCCAACACGCCGGGTGGGACGCCGCCGGGCGGGATGCACCACGCCGCCACGATGCTGGCCGACCCGGGCCGGACGGGCGGCGGTGCCCCTCAGCCTCCTGGCCCGCCCAACCCCCCGGGCCCGCCCGGGCCTCCGGCCGCTCCAGGGGCGCCCGGTGCTCCGGGTGCGCCGGGTGTGCCTTCCGGGCCCGGTACGCCGCCGCCTCCCCCGGCCGCGCCCGGTGCGCCCGGTTCCGCGGGAGGCGCGGGCGGTGCCGTGCACCACGCGCAGACCGTGCTGGCCGGGCCCTCCCTGGGCGGTCCCGGCGGCATCGGCGCGCCGCCGCCCCCGCCCGGTGCCGTACCGCCCCCGCCCGGTGCCGTACCGCCCCCGCCCGGTGCCGTACCGCCGCCCGGGCAGCCCGTGCCGGGGCAGCCGCCGGCGTACGGCTATCCGCCGCAGCCCACCGGTCAGCCGATCGTCGGGCCCGGCTACCAGGCCGTGCTGCGCTACCGCGCCCAGGACGGCTCCGAGCAGCAGCTGATCCGGCGTTCCGCGCCGGGTACGCCGCACCCGGAGTGGCAGATGTTCCACGAGCTGCGCTCCATGAACGTGCCGCCGGACCAGGTGCTGGAGCTGCACACCGAGCTGGAGTCGTGCGAACTGCCGGGCGCGTACTGCGCGCGGATGATCCGGGAGCAGTGGCCGCAGGCGCGGATCACCTCGATCGCGCCGTACGGCCTGGACCACGCGAGCCGGCAGCAGGGCATGCAGCAACTGCTGGCGCACCAGGGCGAGCTGCACCAGGTGGCCGACGGCCCGGCGCGTCCGGCGCCGGTGCGCGCTCCGCTGCCGCAGGTGCAGCCCGCGCCGCCGGTTCCGCCGGAGGCGGTCGGGCAGGAGCTGGCCGGCGCGTTCGGTCCGGCTGTCTTCCGGTTCGAGCAGGCCGCCGTGTCCCGGCAGGGTGTGCCGCCGGTCGTGGCACACACGCTGGTGGCCGCGGGGCTGCCGATGGACATGGGGCCGTTCTTCTGGGCCCAGGCCCAGCCGGGGCGACCGGTGCCGACGCTGGCGGAGCTGGCCGCGGAGCGCGGTGTGCAGCCGGCCTCGGACGCGGGGTCGTACCTCGTCGTGGGCAGCGACTTCGGCCGGGCGATCTGTGTGCAGTACGGCACGGCGGCCATCGTCGCGGTCCCGGTGGAGGCCGGTCCGGGCGGGGCGCCCGTGCCGCCGCAGTTCGTGAACACGGGGCTGCCCGAGTTCGCGCGCTGCCTGGCGCTGCTGGGCCGGATGTGGCGGCTCAGGTTCGGTCTGAACCAGGAGCAGGCGGGCCGCTGGACGGTGGACTTCCAGGCGCAGTTGGCCGCGCTGGACCCGGCGGCGCTGGGTTCGCCGGAGAGCTGGTGGTCCGTGCTGCTGGAGCAGATGTGGGACGGGCTGCTGTGA
- a CDS encoding SMI1/KNR4 family protein has protein sequence MTTGRLGQAAAPPNAAYAGQVVHFPDPVRAARHPRGVRVDAGGYPVFSPYARAVAEIADPPEGFGVDELRLTDYVSANAALSASGHELWDTVPAVATPHGWTWHHVAGSRRMELVPVEVKALLRHHGGISTAVVDQGKRGTRPLQETRPVHFGLPKSGVAVTEQQVQGVEEDLGYRLPGAYRSFLKAAGGCAPAGTALDAELGLLVDQPFFTVREEAAVNDLVYVNKCLRDHLTKDYLGVAFVQGGLLAVKVKGERIGSVWFCAYDDVRDVDPSWPPADRVERLLLPCGADFDAFLSRLAGSPPELETVANLMVDGGFARAVPVTAASSVGE, from the coding sequence ATGACGACAGGTCGGCTCGGGCAAGCAGCCGCGCCGCCGAACGCGGCCTATGCCGGGCAGGTCGTGCATTTCCCGGATCCGGTGCGGGCGGCCCGTCACCCGAGAGGGGTACGGGTGGACGCGGGTGGTTACCCCGTCTTCTCGCCGTACGCCCGTGCGGTCGCGGAGATCGCGGACCCGCCGGAGGGGTTCGGGGTCGACGAGTTGCGGCTCACGGACTACGTGTCGGCGAACGCGGCCCTGTCGGCCTCGGGGCACGAGCTGTGGGACACGGTGCCCGCGGTGGCGACGCCGCACGGCTGGACGTGGCACCACGTGGCCGGTTCGCGGCGCATGGAGCTGGTCCCGGTCGAGGTGAAGGCGCTGCTGCGCCACCACGGCGGGATCTCGACGGCGGTGGTGGACCAGGGCAAGCGCGGCACCCGGCCGCTGCAGGAGACGCGTCCCGTGCACTTCGGTCTGCCGAAGTCGGGCGTGGCCGTAACGGAGCAGCAGGTGCAGGGCGTCGAGGAGGACCTCGGGTACCGGCTGCCGGGCGCCTACCGGTCGTTCCTCAAGGCGGCCGGCGGTTGTGCGCCGGCGGGTACGGCGCTCGACGCGGAGCTGGGGCTGCTGGTGGACCAGCCGTTCTTCACCGTGCGTGAGGAGGCGGCGGTCAACGACCTGGTCTACGTCAACAAGTGTCTGCGGGACCATCTGACGAAGGACTACCTGGGCGTCGCGTTCGTCCAGGGCGGTCTGCTCGCCGTGAAGGTGAAGGGCGAGCGGATCGGTTCGGTCTGGTTCTGCGCCTACGACGACGTGCGGGACGTGGACCCGTCGTGGCCGCCGGCGGATCGCGTGGAGCGGCTGCTGCTGCCCTGCGGTGCGGACTTCGACGCGTTCCTGTCACGCCTGGCGGGCTCCCCGCCGGAACTGGAGACGGTGGCGAACCTGATGGTGGACGGCGGTTTCGCGCGTGCGGTGCCCGTGACGGCGGCGTCTTCGGTGGGGGAGTGA